The Chryseobacterium indicum genome includes a window with the following:
- a CDS encoding M28 family peptidase, which produces MKKILGTTLTLLGLAVFGQAKEDSIQFAKISTEILNKGKAYNELRELTKNIGHRLSGSASYEKAVTWAEQKLRDAGADKVWLQEVMVPVWVRGKESLQIKTSNGKWKSLKMLSLGNSEGTGGKNVSGEIIMVRSMEEYDKLPPEQVKDKIVFFNYPFSQTYIETFRGYGDAAKYRSTAASLTAKKGGKFAIIRSLSSAFDDVPHTGSMRYQDDKKIPAVAVGSTTADELAELLKSQKITAKLNSNCGMKGEKLSHSVIGEITGKKDKSVIVVGGHLDSWDVGEGAHDDGSGIVQSIEVLRTFKNLGIQNNHTIRVVCFANEENGVKGGVMYGKTVKENNEKHLFAIETDAGGFTPRGISLDMDNEKRKQIQSWADLFLPYGIYDFKNTYSGTDLYPLHDLGIPTAELVPDSQRYFDIHHTEEDTFEKVNRRELLLGASTLTQIIYMIDKNW; this is translated from the coding sequence ATTAACCAAAAATATTGGTCATCGTCTCAGCGGTTCAGCATCCTACGAAAAAGCCGTAACATGGGCAGAACAAAAGCTTCGTGATGCAGGAGCCGATAAAGTCTGGCTTCAGGAAGTAATGGTTCCGGTGTGGGTTCGCGGAAAAGAATCTTTACAGATCAAAACCTCCAACGGAAAATGGAAAAGCTTAAAAATGCTTTCTCTGGGAAATTCTGAAGGAACGGGTGGAAAAAATGTTTCAGGAGAAATTATCATGGTGAGATCCATGGAAGAATATGATAAACTTCCGCCGGAGCAGGTGAAAGATAAAATTGTGTTCTTCAATTATCCTTTCAGCCAGACCTATATAGAAACGTTCAGAGGATATGGTGATGCAGCAAAATACAGATCTACCGCTGCTTCATTAACGGCTAAAAAAGGTGGGAAATTTGCGATCATCCGTTCTCTTTCCTCTGCTTTTGACGATGTTCCGCATACAGGTTCCATGCGTTATCAGGATGATAAAAAAATTCCTGCCGTTGCGGTCGGAAGCACGACAGCAGATGAACTGGCAGAACTTTTAAAATCACAGAAAATTACGGCCAAGCTCAACTCCAACTGTGGAATGAAGGGAGAAAAACTCTCCCACTCTGTGATCGGAGAAATTACCGGAAAGAAAGATAAAAGCGTAATCGTTGTCGGCGGACATCTGGATTCGTGGGACGTGGGTGAAGGTGCCCATGACGACGGTTCCGGAATCGTGCAGAGTATTGAAGTTCTGAGGACTTTTAAAAACTTAGGCATCCAGAATAATCACACCATCCGTGTGGTTTGTTTTGCCAATGAAGAAAACGGCGTCAAAGGCGGCGTTATGTACGGTAAAACCGTGAAAGAAAACAACGAAAAGCATCTTTTTGCCATAGAAACGGATGCGGGAGGATTTACCCCGAGAGGAATTTCCCTTGATATGGATAACGAAAAAAGAAAGCAGATCCAGAGTTGGGCAGACCTGTTTTTACCTTACGGAATTTATGATTTTAAAAATACCTATTCCGGAACAGATCTTTATCCGCTTCATGATCTGGGAATTCCGACAGCGGAACTGGTTCCCGATTCTCAAAGGTATTTCGACATTCATCACACAGAAGAAGATACTTTTGAAAAAGTAAACCGAAGGGAACTTCTGCTCGGTGCGAGTACTCTGACGCAGATTATTTATATGATTGATAAGAACTGGTAA
- a CDS encoding DUF6261 family protein, whose product MKKLISMDATKLHHAEFGQLIIRFYEDFAASALNAETDPDFKRMYDAIQAQIPTYNSALDQIRASEESKKIAELDDIRDADMQALRDAIKPYRNAKTETEKNAYAFVKILLDQYKNVQDDSYEEETIRLNTMLEKLLSSEYSAAVSALGLVKFINHLAESNTDFNDLFSHRSFKTSQKQTYDVKMLRQTLTTDYKQMCNYIATLADVKQDIFYQNVLAIINNGRNYFANIVLARRQGKKNNDPKTD is encoded by the coding sequence ATGAAAAAACTAATTTCGATGGATGCCACAAAATTGCATCATGCCGAATTCGGGCAGCTTATCATCCGTTTCTATGAAGATTTTGCAGCTTCTGCCCTGAATGCAGAAACAGACCCGGATTTTAAAAGAATGTACGATGCCATACAGGCACAGATTCCCACGTATAACAGCGCACTCGATCAGATACGTGCCAGTGAAGAATCTAAAAAGATCGCTGAACTGGACGATATTCGTGATGCCGACATGCAGGCGCTGAGAGATGCCATAAAACCGTACAGAAACGCCAAAACAGAAACTGAAAAGAATGCCTATGCTTTCGTAAAAATTCTTCTGGATCAGTATAAAAATGTGCAGGACGATTCTTACGAAGAAGAAACCATCCGCCTGAATACAATGCTGGAAAAGCTGCTTTCTTCAGAATACAGCGCAGCGGTTTCAGCTTTGGGGCTGGTAAAATTCATCAATCATCTGGCAGAATCCAATACAGATTTTAATGATCTTTTTTCGCACCGTTCCTTTAAGACTTCCCAGAAACAGACATATGATGTCAAGATGCTGAGACAGACGCTGACCACAGATTACAAACAGATGTGCAATTACATCGCAACGTTAGCCGACGTGAAGCAGGATATTTTTTATCAGAATGTTCTGGCGATCATTAATAACGGAAGGAATTACTTTGCCAATATTGTTCTGGCAAGAAGACAGGGAAAAAAGAATAATGATCCTAAAACAGATTAA